A region of the Carya illinoinensis cultivar Pawnee chromosome 16, C.illinoinensisPawnee_v1, whole genome shotgun sequence genome:
CTATAGAATTGTGAATTACTACATATGACTCGATGTAGTGCTATGAAAATGACTTACCTATTGTGAATGATAAGATTCTCTGACAGTTCTAGTGCGCaagaatgtatgtatgctaTCCACTTTTCCTTCACCATTCTGTTATGCAATGCTGAAATGTTGTGGTAATGGTTATGTCAGTAGAGATCTATGCATTTGAGTATAAAGAAGTTATTAGCTCTTTGATATGAACACAGCTGTAATGTTTAGTCCAGTTGGTGTCAAATAAGCGTCCCTGCACAGCTAGTTGTTGCAGATTGGGTCCTTCTGAAATACAAGTGACTGCTCTATAGCTCCTTTTTGAACAAGTACATAGATGAAACAAGCATGTTCTACAAGCAAAAGGTGCTTAAGaccataaataaaaatgaatggaGGAGGGAGCAAGCTTTTTTGTTTTCCAGTTCACTCCCAATCAAAGTAGTTGGTGTGCCTATACAAAGTCAGACCCTTTCGGTGCTTAAGCCTTGAGGTAGCTTAGATGTGCTGTTATGCTTGTTTATcccaaaaaaattacaaagacGACAGTTTATTCTTTGGTTAAGCTTTCAATGAAGACTTGTATAACTGCGGGGCCTATATCTATAATCTGCCACTGTACGACATACTAATTGCTATATTTTTTGtcctttcttttcccttttaacATTTCAAATTCTCTAacatcaaaatattaaagttgCAACAATTTCAAATTCCAGTATTCTTTGTTGCATTTTGTATCATTTGTGGCAGTCAAAGATGGTTTTACAAGTGTTAAGTGTGCTTGTGTAGGTTGCAACTACCCAACCTGTGATGGATTTATTATATCTTGTTATAACGAGTGCATAAATAAACTCCTTTCGCTCCTTACTTTtcttttgtattaaatttgttATTAAAATGGCATTCAAATATACTTGGTTACTAATGAATTTCAAACATGGTTGTTAATagatctttatatatattttttagtttattttttattacccCTAAGTCAATAAAGCAATTTTAatagtttattttctttggtCCATTTGCTATCAAATTTAGCCTTTTCATGatcatttttacttttgtttGAACGATCTTATGAAACGCATATGAGCTAAACATGGATGTGACCTCTCTTTTTGACTGGCAGGTTTGGTCCATACTTCTGTCAGCCTGTAATTGCTGGATTGGGAGAAGAAGACAAGCCATTCATTTGCACTATGGATTCAATTGGAGCCAAGtaatatgatttttcttttcttaatttttttttaatttagattgATATGAGGATTTTGAGcgtaattttttcatgtgataATTATATGCAGGGAACTAGCAAAAGATTTTGTTGTTGCTGGCACTGCCTCGGAGTCTCTCTATGGTGCTTGTGAGGCAATGTTCAAGCCCGACATGGTTTGTCACAATATTCTCTTGACTTACTAGTATGTAGGAAGTTAAATTCAGTTGAGCAATAGATAACCCTCAGATGTATAGTGTATGAGTTGCTACTTCCTAGAGGTCTTATACATGCTATGGACATAATATTTGCTACCACCtagagattttattattattttttttttttttgacaagttccTAGAGATATTATAAAAAGGATATATACGAGAGAGATAAAGAGTACTCCATTTGTTATGATTATGTCATTTTGAACATACAAATACTACTCTTATGCCTTTTGCAAGTTTGaatgaaattttattagttataaaaaagaatGGAATATGCAATACTCTTCTGCCATGTTGAGAACTCCCTGTATAAGCATGATGCATTATATCATAGATAAATGAATCAGTAGGAAGCACAGATGCGATTGTTGGGCTGACTTCACAGTCAGAATAACTAATTGCTTCTCAGCTAGAATTTATTGGGCTAGCTCTTACTGCTTTAATTGCTGAATATTATAATCTTCTCGTTTGTTGTTTGTCATACTAATTTGAGCTACTACTCTTTGCTTTATCTACTCAGGAAGCAGAGGAATTGTTTGAGACCATCTCCCAAGCCCTGCTATCGTCAGTTGATCGAGACTGTTTGAGTGGATGGGGAGgacatgtttatgtcatgtaaGCCCTTTATGCCTTTCCTTCTTAACTCTGGCTTGCTGGAAatgcattcttttttaattgtgatGCTGCTACTAATCAAGCAAAACCATAATGAGGACTATGTCACGTCCTGATATTGCATATAATACTGTCCCTTAACCTGTTGATCACAGTAGAATATTCTTGGTATGCAAGTGTTGTTTTTTAATTGATCTagagaatgagaaaatgatctccCTCAGCAGTTCAAAAGATTTTTtgttcctcctcttcttccaacGAACTTGGTAAATGTAAGGTtctgtgttttgttttatttctttgttctGCTTGGCTGTGAAGATGTTTTAATTTTCCTGTTTCAATGGAATAAGAAGCTAGTGAAAACAAATATGTTCATGAAATGAACGAGACTGCTTATGACGTATATCAAAGTGAGAAGCTTTCTATTGAAGTAGTGGATTAATGCTGTAAATGAAGCTGGAATGCCCAGCATATATTGCGATCATGTGAAAAGGAGAAACAAAGAGGTGCTGCCTATTTGCTTAGGCTTTAGCCAACCACTGATAAGCTGCATGAAAGgggaaagaaataattttactacAGCAATCCAACTTCTAAGAATTGTGTTGTTAGAGATTTAATATTTctactattatttttcaataacaAAAACTAGCACTAATAATTTTTCCCTCTGGTTAGAGTTTTGCCATCTTggatctttgtttttttttttttggctagcTTATCTGTTCATCTATTTAAGTGCTGTTACAGTCTCTTTTTATCGGTGGCATTCTTCTAGAATCCGATGAACATTACAAAAGattcatattaataatatatatatatatatagggaaattttattttgatgtgtatTTTCACTCTGTAACAGAACACCGACTGAAGTAAAGGAGAGGATCTTGAAGGGAAGGATGGATTGACCCACTGTTGCACGTCCGAAAACGAGTCCAAATTGCCAGAAAACGAGTCCAAATTGCCATTTCCACCTTTTCTTTACGTTGTTTCATATTTATGTAGCTTGCAGTTGATTGCCCTTGTTATGGGTTGCTCAAAATTGGATGTACTCTCCTCTCACTAGTACTTGTAATTGATGAAATGTTTTCGGGAATTCAAAAGTGTTTCGATTTACAAAACTAGGTTACATTTTTTCTGAATGTTTTCGGGAAAGCACATGCCTTTTTTCGATGGAATCGCATATGCTTTTTTATCTGCTGCTAGTTTTGTAGTGTCATCTACTGCTACCAACAATGGTGTTAACTATGCAGCTCTTTTCATTTCAGATTCACCATACTAGCATATCGAGCTTTTATCTATAAGAGAAATGCTCTGATCATAaaagaattttacaaaaataaatttaaaaattaacgtGATAAGTcggattataaaattatttttattataaaatatatttaagagatTATATGCAATTATgttagtttatgaatttatttttataaaatctctttataattgTAGTACTTCTATGAAATATGTAACATTGTAAACATGTTGGGCACTATTTACTTTGAAAAGTTCTaattattattcttaaattatatttaattatataataaaaagattattttaattaatcattttaaatcactgcaatttgtaaaataattatttataatttttttatagacaaaagattttcaataaagaaagaaatatttccttgtatttttttaaccaaaattGAGTCTTTTATAGCACTAGTTTAAGTATTTGAAAACGCGGTGCAGTGACGCAGGCCGCAAACATGGACGGAGGGGGATATACAACGGCGGTTATAAATATGTTGTGGACATCTGAACTCTGTTTTCTCATTTGTCTCTCTACGCTCCCATCTGTTTTACCCTCATCTTCGTTTCTCTCGGCACTCCTTCCATTCATTGGCAGCGAACAATGCCGTAGATGTTTCTTAATGCTACACATCATACGCACTGAAATGATGAAactgtaactctctctctctctctctctctctctctctctacacgaCACTTACACCTGCGGGCATTGTACCAATATCATTAGTTTTGGCCAAGCTTATCTCCTCATCTCTGATAACCTGAATACAGTGGTTTTTTCGTTTTTTCAAGTTGTGGGTCTTACATTATTTTTCCCATAAATTTGAAATCTGCATTTTACTCGGAAGTTAATGATTGCACTGATCATAATATCCAAGAACttgaaaaatacacaaaaatttaTCTTGCAAATCAAGGTAAGTTTGGCAAGGGGCACTAAACAgtgttatcttcttcttctttttctaatcTTACAGGAGTGAAACACAAGGTCCTGACTTTCTCTGAATATCTCGGGCAACCGTGAGGCCATGCTCAAATCTGTCACTTAACTTGATGGGTAATATAATTAGTTCATTCTTTTCGGGGTTTGGTAAAGTCTTTGGCGACCTTTTCAACACCCCACTTGATTTCCTTGCTGGAAAATCATGCAGGTAAACACagttttcactttcattttatACTGTGATGCCTCGTTAGAGGCTTAGTATAAGATCCTTAATCTATAGCTCTTGGTTAAATCTTATGATTCGGAGGGAACAATGTAAGGGACTGTTATCCATAGAACTCTTTTCATACGCAGTAACCACTGTAATTTGAAAGCAATCGTTTTCTTACATTTTCATTTCTTGATCTTGATTATGAAATATACTGCCAACAGTTTGGGAAATAATGTATTCTATTATcgttttttaatctctctttcTGGTTTTTTGGCTGAATAATCGTCACGGCGTCTGTATTTTTGTACAGTTCAGTGTGCGGATCATCATGGGATTTCATCTGTTACATCGAAAACTTTTGCGTTGCCAGTCTGCTAAAGATGGCCATGGTACTGGTTCTGGTTTACATAGGTGAGTTTGTTTGCTGAGAATATGACTCTTAAGTCTAGGATCAGTAGACAAAATTGGAGAGTCATATCtgaaattggattttttttttttgggtgtttgCAGTTCTCTTATTCTTATATCTGTTAGAGAAAGTAGGCCTTTGCCAATGTATCATTCACAGCCTTTGCAAGATAGTATGGGCATGCCTTTCTTCCTGTTGTCATGCTTGGGAGTACTGTTGCATTTTCTTGTGGGCAAAGCTTCATAAGCTTAAAAGGGTCAACAGAACACACCTCGAAGAAGGGTTCGATACAAGCGAAGAAGAATATGATGATGAAAGTTTTTCATATCATATTTCTAGACCCATGGATGTGAATAAGTCACCATCTCGCCAATGGAGGAGTTACAGACGTGCTTACCTGAGGAAATCTTTGCGGCCAAGGAGTCATCGTATACAAGTAGCTATTGGGGATTCAATTCATGGTGGTAGAGGAAATGCTATTAAGCATTGGAAACATGGTAGTGCCATCCATGACATTAGGGTGACCAGGACATCAAAGTTTGCACACAAGGGAAGAAAATATAGGAGAGGGGCTTATCAGAGGAGCAGGGTGTGAAAATTAAGGGTGGAGAACATTTGGCAGTTCAATTCGATATAATGAGATATCTGTGTCATAAGGTGAGAGGAAAGTATAATATCTTACATTTTTCTTCTGAAAGCTTTATATGCATGGCACTGGACATTTCATTTGGAATTATAGAACAGTCTATACGATGAAGCCAATCCGAAGtagttattataaaaataaaataaaaatgttgacTTTTGAGTTCTTTGCATTGAATGAAATTTTCTATCCTGTCCATCTCGCTCAAAGATTGAAGTTCGAAGTCTATAACATAAAGTGAGTGAATTACTCCTGATTAGGATTGCAGTTCCCTGGCTTACATGCAAAGGGCTATAACCCTCATTTCTCCATGCAAGACAGTAGCCTGGTATTCATTCTTTCAccatttttcatgtatttttttccgTGTATCTTCAACAGGATAGCTCTCCTAGCTCGGCATGATGTTTTTATTTCTGAGTTCCATTTCGGGCGGATTTAGAGACAATTAACTTCTGCCTGACAAATAAGAGTTTCATTTGAGTATGTACCATCACTTGTTTATTCTTTGGTAATTTTCAACAAAACGTCATTTAGAGTTTTTTTAGCATCATCTTGAAACCGGattcgtgtgtgtgtgtgtgtgtgtgtgtttcacCCTTATACTTGCTTGGACTGGTAAATTGGGGACTGCCTATATCTCAGCAAGTCAAGATCGGCTGCATGGCTGCGTATCATAATGTTTCTGATGATGCTCATCATGATGgtgatggtgatgatgatgatactgAAAATTTCGAGAGCCATGAACATCCTTGATGAAGTAGATTGCAACGTACAGCACCAGGAAAGTTTATCGGAGGAGACAATAGCGGGTTTAAAATATACACAAGAAGGTTATGAACTTATTACAGATGCCATAGCTTAAAAAGATCCATCCTTACTCGTTTGGGCCGAGCATACAGCCCAATGCAATTTTCTAGGGAGCAAGGCCCGATTACGTGCACAAGACCAGAGGTCATTAGGATCTTTTCGAAGTCTCGAGGAGTTGATTGCTAGAAGTGGTACCACTGTGGTTCAGGTCAGAGGAAGATGCGAAAACCCTCGACCCTTCATGTATGAGGGATAGGGATAGACAAAACACCGGCAACAACTGAAGCAAAGTGTCTTTAAAGTGGTTTAGGTAGATGAAACAGTGTGCTATAGAGTGGAAGTAGGAGAGTAGGAGTTGACCTATAAACGGCGCGTGAGTCTCACATGTCATCAGGAGATTTCATCTGAGGACATGATCCCTTAGTCACGAGACACGTGTCCTTTGATGACAAACTTTTAAGGAAAAGAAAGTATTACAACATAAGAAGatcttattaaaataaacttacaaaatgACATGTTTTTTTATGATTcgttagatatattttacaataagtatctttataatttaacatactacatcaaatcatgttaatttgtaactttatttttataggaTCTTTTTATAGTTAAAGCATTTCTCTAAAGGAAAATCAGAATTAATGACTCACTAAGTGATGGAGATGTGGGAGGGGCGTCGACCACCTAGAATGCTTTTAGGTATTTTGACAAGCGGGAGATCAGGCGAATGCTCTGAGGCTAATGACTACTCGATCGGTAACTGTTGGgtagcttttcttttcttaatttctttgtAAGTAGCGATAATGGAAGCTCAATAATATTAAACCCTATACGCTAGCCTCTAGAAAAACAACCCACTTGTGCAAACGCCGAGTAATtattaagttaataaatataggattcatataaaaagaattgaaacttttaataatagactctatgtgacgcccccaaattccgtttgggatcggatggacatttgaagcgtcgagacatgcaacacaaggttacctgcccccgttcatgacatataagatgcaataatcctaacatgcatctaacattatgcaatattcgcagcggataatttttttctttagcaatactatgcaccaaactgaaaatatcccaatacttaaaacatacttcatacataaagatccattgaataactaagatcacagcactattccaaaatagttatgatccaaaagtactggagatgcaactccatcgtacaagtagtaatttaactactatattaacattaacgacgcaccgtcgttcagtcgactgtgtctagttggtcagctcctgatcctccttcaggtcctgtaacaagatctaccattcgggaggaatggtagttgggactaccacagtgagatttgattacaaatctcagcaagttaacaaaaaacttccacacagactaatgatgcatggatgacagtaaaagcataaatgcataatcaaattcataagtaattaaagaataacttagcgtacaacatagcataattgacataacttaaattgaaacatgaactgaatttgacttgacatgaatttgatctgaaacttgacttagcatgaacttgctctgaaacttgaattaacatgaaaaatacatactccacagttgttgtggccccatggattctacgtgtaaatacatactccacagttgttgtggccccatgtattctacacaaacttgacttaacattaaaaatacatactccacagttgttgtggccccatgtattctacacaaacttgacttaacatgaaaaatacatactccacagttgttgtggccccatgtattctacatgtaaatacatactccacagttgttgtggccccatgtattctacacaaacttgacttaacattaaaaatacatactccacagttgttgtggccccatgtattctacacaaacttgacttaacatgaaaaatacatactccacagttgttgtggccccatgtattttacgcatcacaattatagttaaatacatactccacagttgttgtggccccatgtattctacacatcataatgtactcaagatgaaatgtgactggaatacgaaatgactgaagtcctgacgtaacataacgtgacttgaacataacttagaatacatgaccaacttgagatagaaacatttcgtaacatggcataacatataatagacaacatatttaacatgacgtacttgcaacagtgaatattaaatgacttgacttacatgtaatagatgacatacttagcatgacgtacttgtaatgtacagtaatacataacagaatatattatgtaacagataaaaatttatgacagaataaattctgtataatagacaattacatgataacttgacatggcatgacacatacatacatacactgtaattcttttacttagcacacatacacagtagactgctagtaagttaaaagttaacttacctcgatctccgcgtttcttataaaacttcaagtacgatcacgaggaactgtaattagtgattctaaaaattagaactaaatcactaataatttgaaatatggaaaatactaacttaaagagtaaaagtttcagtttactctctacatgtgggaaaattaccgttttatccataacttaaggattttgcatactaactccaaaagttttcaaaatttacattcctcatgtaaattttgtcctaaacttaaatatcaactcagaaaaatttaaaacaaaacacaactatgaagaacacactatggccgaaacatccataggccatttcccttgatttttgttgcaattccttccaatttcaaaactcatgcttaaaccaaaattttgcaacaaatatcttccaatcctaagttcaaaaccatacttaaaacatccatttagaaaaagctaataattaacaccaaacttttttgtaaaaagatccaagcacttgaatcacaagttttgaccttaaatcaaaacatctccaagagtttcaaaaatcaaatcttacttctaacatattcataatatcatcctaacatcaaccatgctttaaatcatcaaaccaaagtcaccaaaatcacaaaataacatttggagtttttggttttacacttagtccaaaaacagaaacttttttctcaactagttttgataaatctcttgatctatgacttataaatatatgatcttcaaaccaaaccatcacatggtttaaaaagatgtcctaaaacatatataagcttctaattcaatatcacatggttagaaattaaccaaaacataaatttagccaagaatatccacactttggcttatttgaatatctctttgcataaaatttcatatctttgaaactaacatcaaatatcttcaaaataataatataacatgtatataagatgtttaggatcctccaataaaattatcaaagtcattagaataggtttagaccaccaaagagttaaactttctcaaaacagaaactgtttttcctcttccagtttctaagtttctaaatctaagaaaatatttcatcaaaacctttaatcatgcaaaaatcctcaaccaatagtcatatatacatgttaacaatactccataaaaatttcggaccaatatctatccattagcttggtcaaaaactccaaactataacatattctccagtttatctctcagaatgacctttctatagtttacacaatatttgactgaccaaatgatcttcaaatggggcaaataagatatccatgtaaactagactcaaaaaggaacaacttatatgaaggagactttatgataaaacacttacaaaagcttcgaaatgggtgtacaaaagacctcctaaaagctgtccgagagagagtgtttgatattcttttaatggaaagtgtaaatgaagataatttcgtggggagaggtggctggagatacttatggatgacatatggaagagatgaggctggacttgagagttgagtgtagttttctcctacccaaaaaaaatctataaatgattatcttataatattctatccaataatatctaaaaaaaaatcaacttaagatatttttatctaataatatctataaaaatcaactcaaaatatttttacccaataatattcatgaaaattacctcaaaatatttctttttatccaataatatctacagttttgaacagacgttttgtccgaaaatatgaaaaaatgttattgtgccataaaactttaaataatcctccgagtctaatggcacaaaccataatacattttgacacttctaactatctccaataatcaaaaatacacttatgataccatagtaaataataacactaactatatagttagacaaaaacctatacgattaatggattcgtgaaaacttatgaggttttcacgaggttcctaaaattaatagaaatttcacaattgaatttttagcgggctgttacactctactctttttcaaaacgactgcacagTTAATAATGTGcatatgatatttacaatcttaGATATATAAGTTTCGTgtactattttttgttttaaaaaatgagtaaatttgGCAcccata
Encoded here:
- the LOC122298416 gene encoding proteasome subunit beta type-3-A yields the protein MSIFEYNGSALIAMVGKNCFAIASDRRLGVQLQTIATDFQRIYKIHDRLFLGLSGLATDAQTLYQRLVFRHKLYQLREERDMKPETFASLVSAVLYEKRFGPYFCQPVIAGLGEEDKPFICTMDSIGAKELAKDFVVAGTASESLYGACEAMFKPDMEAEELFETISQALLSSVDRDCLSGWGGHVYVITPTEVKERILKGRMD
- the LOC122299794 gene encoding uncharacterized protein LOC122299794, with the protein product MGNIISSFFSGFGKVFGDLFNTPLDFLAGKSCSSVCGSSWDFICYIENFCVASLLKMAMVLVLVYIVLLFLYLLEKVGLCQCIIHSLCKIVWACLSSCCHAWEYCCIFLWAKLHKLKRVNRTHLEEGFDTSEEEYDDESFSYHISRPMDVNKSPSRQWRSYRRAYLRKSLRPRSHRIQVAIGDSIHGGRGNAIKHWKHGSAIHDIRVTRTSKFAHKGRKYRRGAYQRSRV